A stretch of the Porites lutea chromosome 12, jaPorLute2.1, whole genome shotgun sequence genome encodes the following:
- the LOC140922107 gene encoding ribitol-5-phosphate transferase FKTN-like, whose protein sequence is MKQSIFMRRWIILVLLLMISIIFLFLQLLSLKAIDNTVISRFRVLESLRGLLPFQHQRNLVLKHLKTFAEVTKQHGIPTFLFYPLPVSFPVKNSSKFQNLENDRCELLCDCQYFVFGVIRPAWQKGEKFPISSLIPQLISHLSKQGFTTVCHNVEEPWFDSSKDFMNINIIISSCTISQGGITVELLVFYDRDSYLWHGPLQGYNALRIADKDSGAFNRFSVKEAIVDEIRLNLPSDPDKLASQQKQSRFKGCNLTNARHYYSKYGRDVSPDAVLFKSKAVEVLSIAIKALNRLGVRYWLSSGTCLGWFRQCDIIPHSKDVDIGIWIKDYNPLLISEFKTSGLLLKHKFGRIEDSFELSFRTVEDYVKLDIFFFYEEKDYMWNGGTQARTGKKFKYIFPIFTLCWTELFGLKARVPCETEAYVLANYGKDWHMPIKEWNWKESPPNVRENGQWDEKDWGEVIQLY, encoded by the exons ATGAAACAAAGCATATTTATGCGACGATGGATTATCCTAGTTTTGCTTTTAATGATTTCTATTATCTTTCTGTTTCTACAGCTTTTATCTTTGAAAGCAATTGATAACACG GTGATATCTAGGTTCAGAGTTTTAGAAAGTCTGCGAGGCTTACTTCCATTCCAACACCAAAGGAATCTTGTGCTG aaacatttgAAGACTTTTGCAGAAGTGACCAAGCAGCATGGGATTCCAACATTTCTGTTTTATCCTTTACCTGTATCTTTTCCAGTGAAGAACTCAAGTAAATTTCAAAATCTAGAAAATGACCGATGTGAACTGCTTTGTGACTGTCAGTACTTTGTTTTTGGTGTAATACGCCCAGCATGGcagaaaggagaaaaatttcCAATATCTTCATTAATA ccCCAATTAATTTCTCACCTTAGCAAACAAGGTTTCACGACTGTCTGCCACAATGTTGAAGAGCCATGGTTTGACTCAAGTAAAGACTTCATGAATATAAATATCATCATTTCTTCATGCACGATATCACAAGGTGGCATTACTGTGGAGCTGCTGGTATTTTATGACAGGGATTCATATTTGTGGCATGGACCACTTCAGGGTTATAATGCACTGAGGATTGCTGATAAAGATTCTGGAGCATTCAACAG GTTCTCAGTTAAGGAAGCGATTGTCGATGAAATTCGCCTGAATCTCCCTTCGGATCCCGACAAACTAGCTTCACAGCAAAAGCAGTCACGTTTCAAAGGATGTAACCTCACAAATGCTCGACATTATTACAGTAAATATGGCAGAGACGTGTCGCCAGACGCAGTGCTGTTTAAAAGTAAAGCTGTAGAAGTGCTATCTATAGCCATTAAGGCGCTGAATCGACTTGGTGTAAGATATTGGCTTAGTAGCGGAACTTGTTTAG GTTGGTTCAGGCAATGTGATATTATTCCTCACAGTAAAGACGTGGACATTGGTATATGGATCAAGGACTACAACCCTCTGCTTATTTCCGAATTTAAGACAAGTGGGCTGcttttaaaacacaaatttggTCGC ATTGAAGATAGCTTTGAGCTGTCGTTTAGAACTGTCGAGGATTACGTCAAGCtggacattttctttttctacgaGGAGAAGGATTATATGTGGAATGGTGGAACACAagcaagaacaggaaaaaagttCAA GTACATTTTTCCAATATTCACCCTTTGCTGGACTGAGCTTTTTGGCTTGAAAGCACGTGTACCGTGCGAAACCGAGGCTTATGTCCTTGCGAACTACGGAAAAGATTGGCATATGCCAATCAAGGAATGGAACTGGAAAGAAAGCCCGCCTAATGTGCGAGAAAACGGCCAATGGGACGAAAAGGACTGGGGCGAAGTTATACAGCTTTACTGA